From one Peptoniphilaceae bacterium AMB_02 genomic stretch:
- a CDS encoding ATP--guanido phosphotransferase — translation MSRWRFAVGDNEDVVISTRIRLARNIKGIKFTNSFSLEEAEKVNKTISEAVEKIYPGEYKHLNLKDIKDYSKVLMENHLISPEMIKNIEFSSFCLSQDESVNILINEEDHLRLQVLKPGQAELSAFNRAINIVKSLEKEIDFSYHKEFGYLTSCPTNTGTGLRASVMMHLPALKHSGNMPGLIDSLGKLGLTVRGIYGENSSSEGDIFQISNQRTLGMQEEDVIYKLRLLVNKIIENERQERDKFLRNYNELFKDRVFRSLGTLKYAKLLPEEEALTCLSFIRVGICQKIYEGLNIKEVTDLMFNVQKNNILKYKKDTGLIGTEDSVRSEYIANYFKEVERHGE, via the coding sequence ATGAGTAGATGGAGATTTGCAGTAGGTGATAATGAAGATGTCGTAATCAGTACCAGGATAAGACTTGCCAGAAACATAAAGGGAATTAAATTCACGAATAGTTTTTCACTGGAAGAAGCTGAAAAAGTCAATAAAACAATCTCTGAAGCAGTTGAAAAAATTTATCCTGGAGAGTATAAACATTTAAATCTTAAGGATATAAAAGACTATTCCAAGGTACTAATGGAAAATCATCTAATTAGTCCTGAAATGATTAAAAATATTGAGTTTTCTTCGTTTTGTTTAAGTCAAGACGAATCTGTCAATATCCTAATAAATGAAGAAGATCATTTAAGGCTTCAGGTATTGAAACCTGGACAAGCTGAACTTTCAGCTTTTAATCGCGCCATTAATATTGTTAAGAGCCTGGAGAAAGAAATTGACTTTTCTTATCATAAGGAATTTGGGTATCTGACGAGTTGTCCAACAAATACCGGTACAGGATTGAGAGCTTCAGTGATGATGCATCTACCTGCACTTAAACATAGCGGTAATATGCCGGGATTAATCGACAGTCTTGGAAAACTGGGTTTGACCGTTCGAGGAATATATGGCGAAAACTCGTCTTCGGAAGGAGATATCTTTCAGATATCAAACCAAAGGACTCTTGGTATGCAGGAAGAAGATGTAATCTATAAACTTAGATTGCTTGTAAATAAGATAATAGAAAATGAAAGACAGGAAAGAGATAAATTTTTAAGAAACTACAATGAACTATTCAAGGACAGGGTCTTTAGAAGTCTGGGAACTTTAAAATATGCAAAACTACTACCTGAAGAGGAAGCTTTGACATGCCTGTCATTTATAAGAGTAGGTATATGTCAAAAAATCTATGAAGGTCTAAACATCAAGGAAGTAACAGACTTAATGTTCAATGTACAAAAAAACAATATATTGAAGTATAAAAAAGACACCGGTTTAATTGGAACAGAAGATTCAGTTCGTAGTGAGTATATTGCCAATTACTTCAAGGAGGTGGAAAGGCATGGAGAATAA
- a CDS encoding UvrB/UvrC motif-containing protein produces MKCNKCDHDATIEIIINIGNVEKRLNLCFDCYSKIINEHAENNTDLENFKFFDDVLSDLLGSVIEQKVVSQNKSTEPCPKCHMHLEDIVSSGKFGCEHCYTAFYDEIVEILKSTHGSYKHLGVHPERFEKIIQFQKKILEKKIELEDLVLKEEFELAASLRDEIERLSEELIVIEGAENE; encoded by the coding sequence ATGAAATGCAATAAGTGTGACCATGATGCAACAATTGAAATAATAATCAATATTGGAAATGTAGAAAAGAGACTAAATCTATGCTTTGATTGTTATTCAAAAATAATCAATGAACATGCTGAGAATAATACTGATTTAGAGAATTTTAAGTTTTTTGACGATGTACTTTCAGATCTACTGGGATCTGTCATAGAGCAAAAGGTCGTATCTCAAAATAAATCCACTGAACCATGTCCTAAATGCCATATGCATTTAGAAGATATAGTCAGTTCCGGAAAATTTGGTTGTGAGCACTGCTATACTGCATTTTATGATGAAATAGTCGAAATCCTTAAGTCTACTCATGGATCATATAAACATCTCGGTGTTCATCCTGAAAGATTTGAAAAAATTATACAATTTCAAAAGAAAATACTTGAGAAAAAAATAGAGCTTGAAGACTTGGTACTAAAAGAAGAGTTCGAGTTGGCTGCAAGTTTGAGAGATGAAATTGAAAGGCTCAGTGAAGAATTAATCGTTATAGAGGGTGCTGAAAATGAGTAG
- a CDS encoding CtsR family transcriptional regulator — MSGLTNHIERFLKELLEESEGIIEIGRNDLAEQFGCAPSQINYVLSTRFTPYKGYFIESRRGGSGYIKIIKLTRKKGSVIDLLLSETIGSEITKDKARMIIESLLDEGIITPREYHLMIHSTEDISLASVPGSLRNTVRAEIMKNMLLVFLR; from the coding sequence ATGAGCGGTTTGACAAATCATATTGAGAGATTTTTAAAAGAATTGCTTGAAGAAAGCGAAGGGATAATTGAAATTGGCAGAAATGACTTAGCTGAACAATTCGGTTGTGCCCCGTCTCAGATTAATTATGTACTTTCTACCAGATTTACGCCATATAAAGGTTATTTTATTGAGAGTAGAAGAGGCGGATCAGGGTATATAAAGATTATTAAGCTCACTAGAAAGAAAGGCTCTGTCATAGATCTTCTCCTAAGTGAAACGATAGGATCTGAAATTACCAAAGACAAAGCTAGAATGATTATTGAATCACTACTGGACGAAGGGATAATAACCCCTAGAGAATACCATTTGATGATTCATTCTACAGAAGATATCTCGCTCGCAAGTGTGCCGGGAAGTTTAAGAAATACCGTTAGAGCTGAGATAATGAAGAATATGTTGCTTGTATTTTTAAGATAA
- the fusA gene encoding elongation factor G, whose protein sequence is MKAYSTEKIRNLALVGHSGSGKTSLIEALLFSTGAINRKGKVEDGNTVSDFTKEEINKGISMSTSVVPIEYKDMKINLIDTPGYFDFVGEINGALRAAEAALLLVDASAGIEVGTEKVWDYCERISLPRIIFVNKMEKENVNFAKVVSDLHIDFGKKVIPFTITLGEGEGFKGLIDVLNKKAYEYDGAKRVEVPIPENRLDEVEVVFTEITEVVAETDDELMEKYFAGEEFTHEEFMRGVTAALLEGTAVPLIAGSADTGAGLDILLDTIIDYMPAPNDERANIGFRIEEGDARKVDANEPFSGVVFKTIIDPFVGKISLFKVVSGKLSKDDEIYNASKDETEKIGGLFHLRGKTQMETNEVVAGDIAAISKLSKTETGDTLSNKANKTLYKRIKYPKPNLYFAIEPKSKNDEDKIGPALQRMQDEDPTFISQRNSETKQLTIGGQGNVQLQAVIDRLKDEFGVAVTTVPLRIAYRETIKGKSDVQGRHKKQSGGAGQYGDVHVRFEPSAEEFEFTEEVFGGSVPRNFFPAVEKGIRESLEKGVLAGYPVVNIKATLYDGSYHPVDSNEMAFKIAASMAFKKGMEEAQPILLEPIMKVEVNIPEDYMGDVMGDMNKRRGRILGMEPQEDGTQIVVAEAPHSELFEYSIDLRSMTQARGNFTMEFERYEEVPQMIAEKIIEEAKEEAE, encoded by the coding sequence TTGAAAGCTTATAGTACAGAAAAGATTAGAAATTTAGCACTTGTAGGACATAGTGGGTCCGGAAAAACATCACTAATAGAAGCTCTACTTTTCAGCACAGGAGCAATTAACAGAAAGGGTAAAGTAGAAGACGGAAATACAGTATCAGATTTTACAAAAGAAGAAATAAATAAAGGAATCTCTATGTCTACTTCAGTAGTGCCGATAGAATATAAAGACATGAAGATTAACCTTATTGATACACCGGGATATTTTGACTTCGTAGGTGAAATAAATGGAGCATTAAGAGCTGCCGAAGCTGCACTATTACTAGTAGATGCATCTGCTGGTATAGAAGTAGGAACTGAAAAAGTTTGGGACTACTGCGAGAGAATTAGCCTACCTAGAATCATATTCGTCAATAAAATGGAAAAAGAAAATGTAAACTTTGCTAAAGTTGTTAGCGATTTACACATAGATTTCGGCAAAAAAGTTATACCATTTACTATCACATTAGGTGAAGGTGAAGGATTTAAAGGACTTATAGATGTATTAAATAAAAAAGCATATGAATATGATGGAGCTAAGAGAGTAGAAGTACCTATTCCTGAAAATAGATTAGATGAAGTAGAAGTTGTATTCACAGAGATTACTGAAGTAGTTGCAGAAACAGATGACGAATTAATGGAAAAGTACTTTGCAGGCGAAGAATTTACTCATGAGGAATTCATGAGAGGAGTAACCGCTGCATTACTTGAAGGTACTGCAGTTCCACTTATAGCCGGATCTGCCGACACCGGTGCAGGACTTGATATTTTATTAGATACGATTATCGACTATATGCCGGCTCCAAATGATGAAAGAGCAAATATCGGATTTAGAATTGAAGAAGGCGACGCAAGAAAAGTTGACGCTAATGAACCTTTCTCAGGTGTTGTATTTAAGACAATTATAGACCCATTCGTTGGTAAAATATCACTCTTCAAAGTAGTTTCAGGTAAACTGTCCAAAGATGACGAAATCTACAATGCATCTAAAGACGAAACTGAAAAAATCGGTGGATTATTCCATCTAAGAGGTAAAACTCAAATGGAAACTAATGAAGTTGTTGCAGGAGATATAGCTGCAATCTCTAAATTAAGCAAGACCGAAACGGGTGATACATTAAGCAATAAGGCAAATAAAACTCTTTATAAGAGAATAAAATACCCTAAGCCAAATCTTTATTTTGCAATAGAACCTAAATCTAAAAACGATGAAGACAAAATCGGACCTGCACTTCAAAGAATGCAAGACGAAGATCCAACTTTCATCTCACAAAGAAATTCTGAAACAAAACAGCTTACAATAGGTGGACAAGGAAATGTTCAGCTGCAAGCAGTTATAGACAGACTTAAGGATGAATTTGGGGTAGCAGTTACAACTGTGCCACTTAGAATTGCATATAGAGAAACTATAAAGGGTAAATCTGATGTTCAAGGTAGACACAAGAAACAATCAGGTGGAGCAGGACAATACGGTGATGTTCATGTAAGATTTGAGCCAAGTGCAGAAGAATTTGAATTTACAGAAGAAGTATTCGGTGGATCCGTACCTAGAAACTTCTTCCCTGCAGTTGAGAAAGGAATAAGAGAGTCATTAGAAAAAGGTGTGCTTGCAGGATATCCTGTTGTTAATATCAAAGCAACACTTTATGATGGATCTTATCACCCTGTAGACTCTAACGAGATGGCATTTAAAATAGCAGCTTCCATGGCATTCAAAAAAGGTATGGAAGAAGCTCAACCAATACTTCTTGAACCTATCATGAAAGTTGAAGTTAATATCCCTGAAGATTACATGGGAGATGTAATGGGAGATATGAATAAGAGACGTGGTAGAATACTTGGAATGGAACCACAAGAAGACGGAACACAAATTGTAGTAGCGGAAGCTCCACACTCAGAACTATTCGAGTACTCTATTGACTTGAGATCAATGACTCAGGCTAGAGGAAACTTCACTATGGAATTTGAAAGATATGAAGAAGTTCCACAAATGATAGCTGAAAAAATAATAGAAGAAGCTAAGGAAGAAGCAGAATAA
- a CDS encoding amidohydrolase family protein yields the protein MERIEFARESGQENLYCETCTQYLYLDDRAYFEKGNGEGVKYLCAPPLRSELDVEILWQGVANGVVDVIATDHCPFTIAEKNKGLDDFTKAPGGIPGVEERVRVIFSEGVMKGRITLNRFVEIMSTNPAKIFGMYPKKGSLVVGTDADIIVIDPSSKSKISAADIRGSSEYTAYQGLEVQGGIHLVFSRGKLIAKDNEFLGNKGDGEFIFRNPTDI from the coding sequence ATGGAGAGGATAGAATTTGCACGAGAAAGCGGTCAAGAAAATCTGTACTGTGAAACCTGTACACAATACCTATATCTAGACGATAGGGCTTATTTTGAGAAAGGTAATGGAGAGGGAGTTAAATATCTATGTGCACCTCCTCTAAGATCCGAATTAGATGTGGAAATACTTTGGCAGGGCGTAGCAAATGGCGTAGTAGATGTAATTGCAACCGATCATTGTCCATTTACAATTGCCGAAAAGAACAAGGGCCTAGATGATTTCACTAAAGCGCCCGGTGGTATACCCGGGGTTGAGGAGAGGGTTCGAGTAATCTTTTCTGAAGGTGTTATGAAAGGAAGGATTACATTAAACAGATTTGTTGAAATTATGAGCACAAATCCGGCAAAAATATTTGGAATGTATCCGAAAAAAGGATCCTTAGTTGTCGGTACTGATGCCGATATCATTGTAATAGATCCTTCTTCTAAATCGAAAATATCAGCTGCTGACATACGTGGATCAAGTGAGTACACAGCTTATCAGGGTTTAGAGGTACAAGGCGGTATTCATCTCGTATTTTCAAGAGGAAAGCTGATTGCTAAAGACAATGAGTTTTTAGGCAATAAAGGTGACGGTGAGTTTATCTTTAGAAATCCTACTGATATTTAA
- a CDS encoding amidohydrolase family protein — translation MKKLIKNGIIVNDEQTIEADLLIVDDYIMAIGDFSNNLESYDEVYDVSGMYVMPGMIDSHTHMELQQSHEFRSLDDFYTGTVAAAVGGTTTILDHIGFGPEGSNLHYSIEKYHEKAKKSVIDYGFHGVIQHVDDQILEELKQIVREEGIPSFKAYSTYGFKIGDSDMYRLLEAMKDAGGLLTVHCENDEMTNYLRNYFINTGRTDAIYHALSRPNETEAESVDTMINLALMAEDAPLYIVHTSSGGSNGEDRICTRKRSRKSVL, via the coding sequence ATGAAAAAATTAATTAAAAATGGGATAATCGTAAACGATGAACAGACGATAGAAGCGGACTTACTAATTGTCGATGATTATATTATGGCAATAGGTGACTTTAGCAATAATCTGGAGTCTTATGACGAGGTTTATGATGTTTCCGGTATGTATGTTATGCCTGGAATGATAGACTCACATACACATATGGAGCTTCAGCAATCCCATGAATTTAGATCACTTGATGATTTTTATACAGGTACTGTGGCTGCAGCAGTTGGTGGTACAACTACTATATTGGATCATATAGGCTTTGGTCCCGAAGGTAGTAATCTGCATTATTCAATAGAAAAATACCATGAAAAAGCTAAAAAATCTGTCATAGACTACGGCTTTCATGGTGTTATTCAACATGTAGATGATCAAATCCTGGAAGAATTAAAGCAGATAGTAAGGGAGGAAGGAATCCCAAGTTTTAAGGCGTATTCGACATATGGATTTAAAATTGGTGATTCAGATATGTATAGGCTGCTTGAAGCCATGAAGGATGCAGGTGGACTTCTTACTGTACACTGCGAAAATGATGAAATGACAAACTATCTAAGAAACTATTTTATAAATACCGGGAGAACCGATGCGATTTATCACGCATTATCAAGGCCAAATGAAACAGAAGCAGAATCGGTAGATACAATGATAAATTTAGCTTTGATGGCTGAAGATGCTCCACTATACATTGTCCATACTTCGAGTGGTGGAAGCAATGGAGAGGATAGAATTTGCACGAGAAAGCGGTCAAGAAAATCTGTACTGTGA
- a CDS encoding DUF340 domain-containing protein, producing the protein MKLKDSLIILLITAFMTLVGNLVGPKISPIEALPGILILVAVSFIGIALAKVVPIKIPSVAYIVTLATIMTIPGFPFSAQISELTGKVDFLALTTPILAYAGIYTGKNLDGLKKTGWKIAIVALFVMLGTYIGSALIAQVILKIIKVI; encoded by the coding sequence ATGAAATTAAAAGATTCACTAATTATATTACTTATTACTGCATTTATGACTCTTGTTGGTAATTTAGTCGGTCCTAAGATTTCCCCAATTGAAGCATTGCCGGGCATACTTATCTTAGTTGCAGTATCATTCATCGGGATAGCCTTAGCAAAAGTGGTTCCCATAAAGATTCCATCCGTTGCTTATATAGTAACACTAGCGACCATAATGACAATTCCGGGATTTCCATTTTCAGCTCAAATCTCTGAATTGACAGGTAAAGTAGATTTCTTGGCATTAACTACACCTATTCTTGCATATGCCGGAATCTATACAGGAAAGAACCTTGATGGACTTAAAAAGACTGGATGGAAGATTGCAATTGTAGCACTATTTGTAATGCTAGGAACATATATTGGATCAGCTTTGATTGCACAGGTAATACTTAAAATAATAAAAGTTATTTAA
- a CDS encoding DUF3100 domain-containing protein, producing the protein MRNIKLHAMVLVLVIIAEFIGPFKTQVGVGTIVLLPMLYALILGILLTPKFAKIANEKDMEDAGSLIGVTLMLLMAKYGTTIGPSIPVIIKSSPALILQELGNIGTVLLGVPIAVLFGLKRESIGAAHSIAREPNVALIGERFGLDSPEGEGVLGVYIIGTVFGTIFIGILASVLAAYTPFHPYALAMASGVGSASMMTASVGSLSEMFPQMATELQAFGASSNLLSGLDGIYMSIWIALPLAEWLYKKVYRMKYGADPIRENNIEEDRK; encoded by the coding sequence ATGCGTAATATAAAATTACATGCAATGGTATTAGTACTGGTAATCATAGCAGAATTCATCGGACCGTTTAAAACTCAAGTAGGTGTTGGAACGATTGTACTTTTACCAATGTTATATGCATTAATACTGGGAATTTTGCTAACGCCAAAATTTGCTAAAATTGCCAATGAAAAAGACATGGAAGATGCAGGAAGTTTAATAGGAGTAACACTTATGCTATTAATGGCCAAGTACGGAACTACAATAGGTCCAAGCATACCTGTAATTATTAAATCGAGCCCTGCTTTAATACTACAAGAACTAGGTAATATAGGAACTGTATTACTTGGTGTTCCAATTGCGGTTTTATTTGGTCTAAAGAGAGAATCAATAGGTGCTGCTCACTCCATAGCAAGGGAGCCTAATGTTGCATTAATAGGTGAAAGATTTGGATTGGATTCACCAGAAGGAGAAGGAGTACTAGGGGTATACATCATCGGTACGGTGTTTGGAACGATCTTTATAGGGATTCTGGCTTCAGTATTAGCTGCCTACACACCATTCCATCCATATGCACTTGCAATGGCATCGGGTGTAGGTTCTGCAAGTATGATGACAGCTTCTGTCGGATCATTGTCTGAGATGTTCCCACAAATGGCTACCGAGCTTCAGGCATTTGGAGCTTCAAGTAACTTATTATCAGGACTTGATGGGATTTATATGTCAATTTGGATTGCACTACCGCTTGCAGAATGGTTATACAAAAAAGTATATAGAATGAAGTATGGTGCAGATCCTATAAGAGAGAATAATATAGAGGAGGACCGAAAATGA
- a CDS encoding M20 family metallopeptidase, with product MDVVKQVKAYEDDIIKYRRDLHRIPEVALDLPKTVKYVTETLKSFGIEHEVYEDISAVVGTIRGRGEGKTIGIRADMDALPITEETGLEFASTNQFMHACGHDAHTAMLLGAARVLQENSDSFKGNIRLLFQPGEEYPGGAKPMIERGALKDPDVDAVIGLHAGIINPNVPKGHIGIAYGPLMASMDRFFVKVIGKGGHGAYPENTIDSVSIACEIVNAINRIVSREVSATEPAVLSVTRIDGGFNQNILPDTVEIEGTARATNEEVREYMARRIEEIAKGIAGSFGAKIEYEYNFKYPVLINDIDFTEFFKKSALKILPEDGITTLTKPIMGGEDMAEFLRVVPGTFFFLSNPKLDENPIPHHNARFDLDESYLYLGSSLFVQTALDFLND from the coding sequence ATGGATGTTGTAAAACAGGTTAAAGCCTATGAAGACGATATTATAAAATATCGTAGAGATCTTCATAGAATACCTGAGGTAGCATTGGATCTTCCGAAGACGGTAAAATATGTCACAGAAACATTGAAAAGTTTTGGAATTGAACATGAAGTCTATGAAGATATCAGTGCAGTAGTCGGTACTATTCGTGGAAGGGGTGAAGGCAAGACTATAGGAATAAGAGCGGACATGGATGCACTTCCTATAACTGAGGAGACGGGATTGGAGTTTGCATCTACAAACCAGTTTATGCATGCTTGTGGTCACGACGCACATACAGCTATGTTACTGGGAGCTGCACGCGTTCTACAGGAAAATAGTGACAGCTTTAAAGGTAATATTAGACTTTTATTCCAACCGGGCGAGGAATACCCTGGTGGAGCAAAGCCGATGATTGAAAGAGGGGCACTTAAAGATCCTGATGTAGATGCAGTTATAGGACTGCATGCAGGAATAATCAATCCAAATGTACCTAAGGGACATATCGGAATTGCATATGGACCACTTATGGCCTCTATGGATAGGTTTTTTGTAAAAGTAATTGGAAAAGGCGGACATGGTGCATATCCTGAAAACACTATTGATTCCGTATCCATAGCCTGTGAGATTGTAAATGCAATTAACAGGATAGTATCCAGAGAAGTAAGTGCAACTGAACCTGCAGTATTATCCGTTACCAGAATCGATGGAGGGTTCAATCAAAACATACTACCTGATACAGTTGAAATTGAGGGAACTGCAAGAGCAACCAATGAAGAAGTTAGAGAATATATGGCTAGACGAATTGAAGAAATTGCAAAAGGTATAGCTGGTTCTTTCGGAGCAAAAATTGAATATGAATACAATTTTAAATATCCGGTACTGATAAATGATATTGATTTTACTGAGTTTTTTAAAAAATCAGCGCTGAAGATACTTCCGGAAGATGGGATAACCACCTTGACAAAGCCTATAATGGGCGGTGAAGATATGGCCGAATTCTTAAGGGTGGTTCCAGGTACATTCTTCTTCTTATCCAATCCCAAACTGGATGAAAATCCAATTCCTCATCACAATGCAAGATTTGATTTGGATGAATCATACTTGTATTTAGGATCATCATTATTTGTTCAAACTGCTTTAGATTTTCTAAACGATTAA